The genomic interval ATTCCCTCCGAGATCGAACTGGACGTGACCGGGCTGGACGTGGGCGATTCGATCCACATCAGCGCCGTGTCCCTGCCCGCAGGTTCGGAAAGCGCGATTACCGATCGCGACTTCACCATCGCGACCATCGTCGCCCCGTCCGCGCTCAAGCGCGCCGAGGGTGAAGGCGAGGAAGGCGAGGAAGGCCAGACCGGCGAGGGCATGGAGCCTGGCGAAACGGCCGCGACCGAGCAGGGTCCGGACGACGACGCTGCCGAGGAGCAGGAAGAGAAGAGCGAATGATGCGCCTGCGCGCGCTGATATTCGCAAATGTCGCGGGACTGGGGCTGGCCATCGCGCCGGCCCCGGCCCTCGCGCAGCAGCAGGCGCAACCCCGCTCTGCCGTGCTGCCGAGCAATCCGCAGGACTTCCAGTGCTTCGCGCTGATGCAGCAGCGCCGTGCCGCCTACATCGCCAATCCGCAGGCCGCGCCGGCCAACCGCGCCGAACTGATCAACAATCTGACGATCATTTCCGCCTTCTATGCCGGGCGCCTGACTCACTACCCCGCCGCCGACGCCGCAGCCCAATTCGCGTCCGCCCGATCTGAACTGGCCGCCGCCACCCCGCAGCAGCGCGACGCATTCGCCGGCGTGTGCACGCAATTCTATCTTACCGTCATGGATGCCCTCATCAATCCGGACGGTCAGCCGCAGCGGGGCCAGCAGTCGCAGCAGCCGCGCTGAGAAAGGCGGTCGATGCAGCTCTGGGTGGGTCTCGGAAATCCCGGTCCGCGCTATGCGATGCACCGGCACAATGTCGGGTTCATGGCACTCGACGTCATCGCCGACATGCACGGCTTCGGTACCGTGCAGACCAAGTTTCAAGGCTGGTTCCAGGAAGGCCGCATCGGCAGCGACAGGATCGCGCTGCTGAAGCCCGCCACCTTCATGAACGAAAGCGGCCGCAGCGTCGGCGAGGCGATGCGCTTCTACAAGATCGGTCCGGACGCGCTGACCGTCTTCCATGACGAACTCGATCTGGCTCCGTTCAAGGTAAAGGTGAAGCAGGGCGGCGGCCATGCCGGGCATAACGGTCTGCGCTCCATCGACAGCCATTGCGGCCCGGACTTCCGGCGCGTACGCATCGGAATCGGTCATCCGGGCAGCAAGGACCGCGTGAACGGGCACGTTCTCGGCAATTACGCCAGGACGGAGCAGGACGATCTCGCGCAGATGCTCGGCGCGGTGGCAGCCGAGGCAGACCGACTGGCCGAGCACGACGATGCCCGCTTCATGAGCGACGTCGCGCTGCGCATGCAGGACTGACGCGGGAAACAGGTGTCGGGTTTCCTGACAGCACGAGGCGATCCGCAGCGTCGTTAACCATCGCACCGCGCGCGATCCGGCGACTGGCACGTGGGTTGCATCCCCTCGCGATAACCAAATCGCTGCAGGGGGTTATCGCCATGAAGACCAGGTCCGCCGCCATCGCCATCTCGTTCGTCGCCCTGTCTCTGGCAGCGCCGGCCCATGCCACCTGGGGATGGGGATGGGGCTCGGGCGGCTGGGGCCACACGCATTACAGCGGTTGCGGGCATACCGGCTCTTCGACCTCGACCGGATCGACCAGCAGCACCTCTGGCGGATCGACCACCGGCAGCTCCACCAGCTCCACGAGTTCGACGACAACGGGCGGATCGACCGGCGGAACGCAGGTGCCCGAGCCTGGCGGGCTGGGCCTGATGGCGGCGGCCCTTCTCGGCCTCGGCCTGGCGCGCCGCCGCCGGCAGCAATTGACCGCCTGAAGGTTTCCGTCAGCGCGCCGCCAGCCGGGCGGCGAGGCGCCTGATCGCCTCGGGCGCGTCGGCACGCACCGCCAGCGGCGCCACGACCTCCCGCGCCTGCGCGGCCTGCCCTGTCTCGATCAGCACCTCCGCATAGATGCGCGCGATCAGCGGGTTGTCGGGATGCTGGCGCCAGACCGGCACGATCTGGGCGCGGGCCTGCTCGGGCTGGCCCGCTTCGAGCAGCGCCTTGGCGTAGAGCGCGCGCGAATCGGGATGATCGGCGATCAGGTTTTCGTTGCGCTGAAACAGCGTTCGCACCCCCGCCCAGTCGCCGGCTTCGGCCTTCAGCCGCGCGGCCAGAAACAGGAATTCGGCGTCGCGCGGATAGGCCTCCGCCCCCCGCAGAACGAGCGGGCGGAGCAGATCCATCCGCCCCAGCGCGCCCAGTTCGGCGATCGCGCCGAGCAGCGCGGGCCGATCAAGAGGGGCAATGTCGAGGATCGCCAGAAAGGCGCGCGAGGCCAGGTCATGCTCTCCATCCAGCTGCGCGAGGCGGCCGGTCACGTAAAGCGTCTCGATCCGGTCCGGCGCTTCGGCCTGCGCCCGGCGCACCGCCGGTCGCGCCCCGTCCGCATCGCCGCGGGCGAGATACCAGGAGGCTTCCGCCGCGTGGAGACGCGACCGGTCCCCCCAGGCCTGCCGGCCTTGTGCGAAGGCAATCCGGGCCGCTGCCTCCTCGCCCTGCATGTCCGCCGCCAGCGCGCGAAGACGCCAGCTGTCCGCGCTGTCCTGACCGCGCAGCAGCCGCTCGGTTGCGGCGGTATCGCCAGTCTGAAGGTGCCCTTCGGCGGCGAGCAGCGCCGCGTCGTCCGGACGCTCGCCGGTCCTGTCGAGGCGCCCCAGCGTCGCCAGCGCCGCCTCGCCCCGCCCCATCGCGATCTGCGCCCGGGCAAGCAGGGCGAGAGCCGGGACGTTGCGGGCATCATCTCCCAGCGCAGCCTGCGCCTGCTGTCCGGCGGTTATGTAATCCTGTTTCGCGTAGGCATCCTGCGCTGCGGCCAGGTGATTGTCCTGCGCCGCCGAACAGGCGGCCAGGGCGGCGGCGAAGGCGACGGACCACAGGGTGCGGGCAGGCATGCCCTGCTTCTGGCACGAAAGCGCAAACATTCGATGAAACGCGCGGTGCTTCCCCTCCCCGGCCATCGCGGCTAAGGCGCGGCACGACAGTTCAAACGCATCCAGAAGGTATCAAGCATGGGATTCCGCTGCGGGATCGTGGGCTTGCCCAATGTCGGCAAGTCGACCCTTTTCAACGCCCTTACCGAAACGCAGGCCGCGCAGGCTGCCAACTATCCGTTCTGCACGATCGAGCCGAATGTCGGCCAGGTCGCCGTGCCCGACGAACGGCTGGAGAAGATCGCCGGTATCGCCGGCAGCGCGAAGGTCGTCCACACGCAGCTTTCGTTCGTCGACATCGCCGGTCTGGTAAAGGGCGCGAGCGCGGGCGAGGGTCTTGGCAACCAGTTCCTCGGCAATATCCGCGAGGTCGACGCCATCGTTCACGTCCTGCGTTGTTTCGAGGACGACGATATCCAGCATGTCTCCAACACCGTCGACCCGATCGCCGATGCCGAGGTGGTGGAGACCGAACTGATGCTCGCCGATCTGGAAAGCCTGGAAAAGCGCGTTCCCAATGCGCAGAAGCGCGCGACGGGCGGGGACAAGGAAGCGAAGATCATGGCCAGCGTGCTCGGCCAGGCGCTGGACCTGCTGCGCGACGGCAAGCCCGCCCGCCTGACCGAACCGCAGGATGACGAGGAAGCGCGCATCTTCGCACAGGCACAGCTGCTGACCGCCAAGCCTGTCCTGTACGTCTGCAACGTCGGCGAGGACGAGGCGGCGAGCGGCAATGCCATGAGCGAGAAGGTCTTTGCCAAAGCCGATGCAGAGGGGGCGGAGGCGGTGGTCGTGTCCGCCGCGATCGAAGCCGAACTGGTCGGCATGGAGCCGGAGGAGCGGCGCGAGTATCTTAGCGAGCTGGGTCTGGAGGAAACCGGCCTGGCCCGGGTCATCCGCGCCGGATACCAGCTGCTCGGGCTCAAGACATTCTTCACCGCCGGCCCCAAGGAAGCGCGCGCCTGGACCTGCCCGCAGGACGCCAGGGCCCCGCAGGCGGCGGGCGAAATCCATACCGATTTCGAAAAGGGTTTCATCCGCGCCGAGACCATCGCCTTCGATGATTACGTCGAACTGGGGGGCGAGAGCGCCGCGCGCGAAGCGGGAAAATTGCGGCAGGAAGGCAAGGACTATCTGGTGAAGGATGGCGACGTCATGCTGTTCAAGTTCAATGTCTAGGTCTGCCCCGCGACCCTCCGCCGGCCGATCAGGCGGCGGAGCGGTCCGAAGAACAGTCCGGCCAAGATGAGTGCCGCGACGATCAGCGGCTTGGCGACCTTCACCAGCAAGGCAAATGCGCCAGCGTTCTTGGCCACGGCCAGCCCCGCCCCGCCCGCGACGAGACCGGCGATGCCGTATCCGGCGGCCACGTCCGTCGCGCTGTCGTAATCGGCATAGCGGTAGCCCGGATCGAAAGCGGCGCGACCAGCGAGCGCGTCGGCCGCCTCGCGTATCTCGGCAAGGCGGGGCATCGCTGACACGACGTTCAGGCTGAGCACGCCCCGCCGCCCGAGCGCGCGGATCTCGTAGTTCAGCGTGTTGACGTCGGCATCGTCGAAATCGAGTTCGCGCGCCCAGACGACCGAGTGATCGACGCTGTCGTAACGCGGCTGCGCCACCCACCCGACGATCTCGACCCCCGCATTGCCCGCGGCGCGGCGGCGGGCGTTGAGGTCGGCGCTGGTCTGACGCATGGCATCGAGCACCGCCTCGGGATCGACCTCTCGCGCATCGGCGTTGGACACCCATCCACTCTGCTCGAACGTAACCACGGCGCCCCAGCTGTCCGACAGCGGAGTGGTACCGGCGGGCATCACCAGCCCGAGTGCGCTATTCGCCTCGTCCGGGTGATTGCCCCACAGACCGATCAGGATCGACCGCGCATCCTGCGGACCGTAGAAGATGTAGTCCTCGCCCAGGTCGAGCGAAGCGTGAGCCTGCGTAATCGCGATCCCCCCGCTGCGCGGATCGAGCCTTTCGAGCAGGCGTGCGACCTCGGGCGGGGGCTCGACCGGCCGCGCGGATGCGGGCGACCCGGTGGCAGACAGCATGGCCAAGCAGAAGGTCACGAAGGCGCGCATCGGTCTCCCATTCTCGAAAAAGGCGCAAGACCTGCTAGCACGCCGGTCGTTACCGCCGCGCAAATGAAAGCGGCGCGGAAAGCCGATGCCCCCCGCGCCGCCCGTTCGCCTTGGGAATGTCTTGCCTCAGCCGGCCTGCTGCGCGGCGTAGATGGCCCACAGCCGAGCGATCGGCTCGCGCTGACCATCGACCTGACCAAAGGTCGTCTGCGCCGCGGCATAGTCGCCCTGCATGGTCTGGGCGATGCCGAGGCGGGTACGGGCAGTATCGGCGTCCGCACCCTTCTCGATCGCCAGCTGGTACATCTCGGCGGCCCGCGCGTAGTCATCGAGCGAATAGAGCACGTCGCCCGCGTTCATCGCATCGAGCGAATCGCCAGAACGGGCCTGCGCGATCGTCGTGTCGATCTCGCGCCGGTCGAGGGGCGCACGCTCGTCGACGATGGGCTTGACCTCGGTGTAATAGCTGTCGGTCGCGCTGAACTGGCCGTTCTGGAGGCCGAGCGCGAGGATGTCCCCGACCTCGTTCGCCATGATGCGCGGATCGAGATCCTCGATGAAACGGATCATGGTGGTCCGTTCGTCGAGCACGCCGGCGGCCTGCATCAGGCGATACAGATCGACTCTCTGATCTTCCGGAAATTCGGTCAGCGCATTGACGACCTGGATGGCGTTCTTCCAGTTCTGCTCCGTCGGGTGGGTCTTGAGCAGCAGATCCGAAACGTCGACTGCCTGCGGCGCGAGTTCGCTGTCATAGGTGGTCTGCAACGCACGCAGGAGCCAGCGTTCGGGCACCGGCTGACCGGCGTCCAGCCGGCGCTGCGCCGCCTGGACGGTATAGTCCACGGCCGCGGTGGGATTGTCCTCGGCCACGTAGGACTGGATGATGATGTATTCCGGATCGTTACCCGGATCATTGTCATTGTCCGTGTAATTGGCCGCCATCGCCGCCTCCACGGCAGAACGCGCCGCGGCGTAATCACCCGCGTTGTAGGCAAGCTGGCCGACGAAGAAATTGAAGCGGGCGAGTTCGCTGGCCGGAACCGTGTTGGTCGCCAGCATCATTTCCAGCCCGCGGCGCTGGAGGGCGGGATCGTTCAGCTTGTTGCCGATCGACAGGATGAGATTGCCGGCCGCGTAGCGATCGTCGGGCGACTGGGCGGCAGCCTCGACCGATCCGATCTGCGCCCGCGCGCCTTCGGGATTGGCGGCCTCGCCTTCCAGCATGGCGGCGACGGGCTGGTAGACCTCGACGAAGGCGGGCGTGAATTCGCGCTGCCGTTCCTCTTGCTGCTGGTCCTGGGCCTGGGCAGGCGCGCTCAGCGCGAGCGATCCCAGCGCAGCGCCGCCCGCCAGCGCCGCGGCCATCGCCAGCCGGGCGACGGGACCGCGAACGGAATGGCGGCGAGTGGGATGGTTAGCGCGGTTCATTGAAATTCTCTCCTGATATTACCTGTTTCGGGCAACTGAGTGCGCCCGGACATGCGGGCGGCGCCAATCGCATGAACGCCGCAGAATGCAAATCTCTCCTACAAATCGGGCGCTGAATGCCGTTTTAACGGAATCGGCCCCGCCGCCGCCCGGCGGTGGCCCTGACATGTGGAAAAAACCGCGAATTGCGGCGCTTCGGCGGGTGGCAAACTGGCACTTTGACCGCCCCTTCCCTAGATTGCCGGGTATCAGGAACAGCGATGGATAACGCGTCCCCGTGAGCGACGACACAGACACCCTTACCCCCCCGGCCGCGCCCGGCGAGTTCGACCGGATCGACATCGTCGAGGAAATGAAGACCAGCTATCTCGATTACGCGATGAGCGTGATCGTGAGCCGCGCGCTGCCCGACGTGCGCGACGGATTGAAGCCGGTCCATCGCCGCATCCTGTTCGCCGCGAACGAGGGCGGCTACGTCGCCGGGCGCCCCTACCGCAAATCCGCGCTCGTGGTGGGTGACGTGATGGGTAAGTATCACCCCCACGGCGACAGCGCGATCTACGATGCGCTCGCGCGCATGGTGCAGCCGTGGTCCATGCGCGTCCCGCTGGTCGATGGCCAGGGCAATTTCGGCAGCATGGATCCCGATCCCCCGGCGGCCATGCGCTATACCGAAAGCCGCCTGGCGCGGGTTGCGAATTCGCTGCTCGACGATCTCGACAAGGACACGGTCGACTTCGTCGACAATTACGACGGATCGCGGCAGGAACCCTCGGTCCTCCCGGCGCGCTTCCCGAACCTGCTGGTCAACGGGGCCGGCGGTATCGCCGTGGGCATGGCGACCAACATTCCGCCGCACAATCTGGGCGAGGTGATCGACGCCTGCTTCGCCTACATGGACGACCCGGGCGTGACGGCGGAGCAGCTGCACGAGATCGTGCCGGGGCCCGACTTTCCGACCGCCCCGCTCATCCTGGGACAGTCGGGCGCGAAGGCCGCCTACACCACTGGGCGCGGGTCCATCCTGATGCGCAGCCGGCACGAGATCGAGCGCGGCAAGGGCGACCGGGAGAGCATCGTGCTCACCTCCATCCCCTACCAGGTGGGAAAGGCCGGCCTGGTCGAGAAGATAGCCGATGCCGCCAAGGAACGGCGGATCGAGGGCATTTCGGACATCCGCGACGAATCGAGCCGCGCCGGCGTGCGCGTGGTGATCGACCTGAAGCGCGACGCCACGGCCGAAGTCGTGCTCAACCAGCTGTGGCGGCACACGCCCGCGCAATCGAGCTTCCCCGCCAACATGCTCGCCATTCGCGGCGGCCGGCCCGAGACGCTGGACCTGCGCGACTTCATCTCCAGCTTCATCGCGTTTCGCGAACAGGTCATCACCCGGCGCACCAAGTACGAACTGAACAAGGCGCGCGACCGGGCGCATGTATTGCTGGGCCTCGTCGTTGCCGTATCCAACCTGGACGAGGTCGTGGCGATGATCCGCGGTTCGTCCAATCCCGCCATCGCGCGCGAGAAGCTGATGGCGAAGGAATGGCCCATCGGCGACATCGCCCAGTACATCCGCCTGGTCGAAGCGATCGAGCCGACGGCGGACGAGGAAAGCGGCACCTACCAATTGAGCGAACGGCAGGTGAAGGCCATTCTCGACCTGCGCCTTCACCGTCTTACCGCGCTGGGCCGCGACGAGATCGGCGGCGAGCTGGAAGAGCTGGCCGAACGCATCCAGTACTACCTCTCGATTCTCGCCGACCGGGCGAAGCTCTACGGCGTCATGCGCGACGAATTGCAGGAGGTGCGCGATCAGTTCGCCACGCCGCGCCTGTCCGAGATCGCGCCGGCGTGGGACGGGCTGGAGGACGAGGATCTGATCGAGCGCGACGACATGGTCGTGACGGTCACGCTCGATGGCTACATCAAGCGCACCCCGCTCTCCACCTTCCGCGCCCAGAACCGCGGCGGCAAGGGGCGTGCCGGCATGAGCACGAAGGACGAGGATGCGGTGTCGAACATGTTCGTCACCAGCACGCACAATCCCGTGCTGTTCTTCTCCACCGCGGGCAAGGTCTACCGCCTGAAAGTCTGGAGGCTTCCCGAGGGTGCGGCGAACACGCGCGGGCGACCGATCGTGAACCTGCTGCCCTCGCTCGAGAAGGACGAGAGCATTGCCGCCGTACTGCCCTTGCCGGAAGACGAGGCGGCATGGGGTTCGCTCAACGTCGTCTTCGCGACCGCGCTCGGCAATGTGCGACGAAATTCGATGGATGCGTTCACCAACATTCCCTCCAACGGCAAGTTCGCCATGCGCTTCGACGAGGACAGCAAGGATCGCCTGATCGGCGTGAAGCTGCTGGAATCGGGCGACGACGTGCTGCTCGCCACCCGCATGGGCAAGGCCATCCGCTTCGCTGGCGAGGACGTGCGCGAATTCGTCAGCCGCACGTCTACCGGCGTGCGCGGAATGAAGTTCAAGGAGGCGGGCGACGAGGTCGTGTCACTGTCGATCCTGAAGGGCGGTAGCGCCACCCCCGACGAGCGCGACGCCTATCTACGCGTCGCCCCCTGGAAGGCGGACGACGACGCGGTTCCGCTGTCGGACGATCACCGGGCGATGGCCGAAGAGGAAGAGTTCATTCTCACGGTCTGCGCCAATGGCTACGGCAAGCTGTCGAGCGCCTACGAATATCGCAGAGCCGGGCGCGGCGGCATGGGCATAACCAATATCGACAACATCGCCCGCAACGGACCCGTCGTGGCCAGCTTCACGGCGACCAAGGCTGACCAGCTCATGCTCGTCACCGATCAGGCCAAGCTCATTCGCATCGGTCTCGATTCGTTGCGGGTCATCGGTCGCGGCAGCGCCGGCGTGCGTCTCTTCAACGTCGGCAGGAACGAGCATGTCGTCTCGGTCGTGCGCATCGACGAGGACGAGACGCCGGAGAACGAGGCGGAGGAAGCCGTCGCCGAGGAAATGGCCGCGCGGCGCGGCGGAGACGATGTCACGAGCCCGGACACCACCGCCCACTCGGACGGCAATATCGAAGGCGAGCCGGACTCCGGTTAAGGCTACTCGCCCGCAATACGCTCGCAATCGCCCGCATTGCGTTCGTCCGAAGTCGGACGGCCGGGCGGGCGTCCCTCTCCGGCGCGGGGTTCGGATCGTTCGCTCCGCCCGCGCCTGACCTCAGTGAGCCGTCTCCCTTCCTCCTTGCACGACGCGCAGTTCTGGATCGCGCTTGCGCAGCGTCGTTATCACCCCGATGCAGATCAGGAACTGCCCGAGATAATAGATCGGCCAGACCAGATATTGCGGAACGTCGCTGCCCGAAAGCGGGCCCATTTCGGCGAACAGCAGCATGTCCGACAGCAGGAACAGCATCGCCCCCGCCCCCACCCGGTAGCGCGGGAAGCTGCTCGCCCATGCGCCCGATGCCATCGCGCCAAGGGCCAGCGCATAGAATGCGGTCGGCAACGCCATCGTGCGGTCGTAGGGGAAGAAATAGGCGATGGCAGGCGTCAGGATCAGCGTCAGACCCACGACCCAGCTTTGCGTCTTTGTCAGTGCGGGGCGACGGTTTCTGAGGAACACGCCGAGCGCCAGCACGTGAAAGGCGAAGAACAGCAAGGCGCCGATCGTCCGGTCGAACATGATGCCCATGTCCCCCAGCGCCGCCGCGGCCATCGCCCAGGCGAGCAGATGCGCGTCGGGGCTGGAATGGCGCATGTAGGCGTAAACCGCCAGCAATCCGACCGCGCTGCCCTTCAGCGGGATGAGCCACAGTTCGGGGACGTCGCTCGCCCGCAGGTAGTAGAAGGCCAGCGCCGCCGCGACGCTGAGCAGCAGGAAGGGGCGTTTCTGAGCGAGTGCGCGCTTGGGCATGGTACGGGCGCCTAACGCGGCATGCAGGTTTGCGCCAGCGGCTTTGCGGGCCTATCTGCGCGAACGATGACCCATGACGTTCACATCATCGGCGGCGGACTCGCTGGCAGCGAGGCCGCCTGGCAACTGGCGTTGCGGGGCGTCAGCGTGCGCCTGTCCGAAATGCGCGGCGGCGGCGGATCGACCCCGGCTCACCAGACCGATGGGCTTGCCGAACTGGTCTGCTCCAATTCCTTCCGCAGCGACGACGACACGAGGAACGCCGTCGGCCTGCTGCATCACGAGATGCGGCGGCTCGATAGTCTGGTGATGCGGGCGGGCGAACGGGCACGTGTGCCCGCCGGAAGCGCGATGGCGGTGGATCGCGACGTCTTCAGCGAGGAGGTGCAGCGCACGCTGGACGAGCACCCCCGCGTCACCGTTGTGCGCGAAGTGGTGGAGACGCTGCCCGAAGCCGGCCTCACCATCGTTGCCACCGGCCCGCTGACCGCCGCCCGGCTGGCCGAGAGCATCGTCGGCGCTACGGGCGCGGACCGGCTCGCCTTCTTCGATGCCATCGCCCCCATCGTTCACCGCGAGAGCATCGACATGGACGTGTGCTGGATCCAGTCGCGCTGGAACAAGCGGACCAAGGCATCGAACGACGGCGGCGATTACATCAATTGCCCGATGATCAAGGAGCAGTACGAGGCCTTCGTCCAGGGACTGCTCGACGCCGAAAAGGGCGAGTTCAAGGAGTGGGAGGCCGGAACCCCCTATTTCGATGGCTGCATGCCGATCGAGGTGATGGCGGAGCGCGGGGTGGAGACGTTGCGCTACGGTCCCATGAAGGGGGTGGGCCTCGACAATCCGCACGATCGTACGCCGGAGCATCCGCAGGGGCGCTGGCCCTACGCCGTCGTGCAACTGCGACAGGACAATGCGCTCGGCACGCTGTGGAACATGGTCGGCTTCCAGACCAAGATGAAATGGGGTGCGCAGAAGGAACTGTTCCGCACCATCCCGGGGCTGGAAAAGGCGGAGTTCGCGCGTCTGGGCGGCATGCACCGCAATACGTTCATCAACTCGCCCTTGCTTCTGGACCGGCAGCTGCGCCTGAAATCGGCGCCGCATATCCGCTTCGCCGGGCAGATTACCGGGTGCGAGGGTTATGTCGAAAGCAGTGCCGTAGGGTTGATGGCCGGCATCAT from Aurantiacibacter spongiae carries:
- the gyrA gene encoding DNA gyrase subunit A → MSDDTDTLTPPAAPGEFDRIDIVEEMKTSYLDYAMSVIVSRALPDVRDGLKPVHRRILFAANEGGYVAGRPYRKSALVVGDVMGKYHPHGDSAIYDALARMVQPWSMRVPLVDGQGNFGSMDPDPPAAMRYTESRLARVANSLLDDLDKDTVDFVDNYDGSRQEPSVLPARFPNLLVNGAGGIAVGMATNIPPHNLGEVIDACFAYMDDPGVTAEQLHEIVPGPDFPTAPLILGQSGAKAAYTTGRGSILMRSRHEIERGKGDRESIVLTSIPYQVGKAGLVEKIADAAKERRIEGISDIRDESSRAGVRVVIDLKRDATAEVVLNQLWRHTPAQSSFPANMLAIRGGRPETLDLRDFISSFIAFREQVITRRTKYELNKARDRAHVLLGLVVAVSNLDEVVAMIRGSSNPAIAREKLMAKEWPIGDIAQYIRLVEAIEPTADEESGTYQLSERQVKAILDLRLHRLTALGRDEIGGELEELAERIQYYLSILADRAKLYGVMRDELQEVRDQFATPRLSEIAPAWDGLEDEDLIERDDMVVTVTLDGYIKRTPLSTFRAQNRGGKGRAGMSTKDEDAVSNMFVTSTHNPVLFFSTAGKVYRLKVWRLPEGAANTRGRPIVNLLPSLEKDESIAAVLPLPEDEAAWGSLNVVFATALGNVRRNSMDAFTNIPSNGKFAMRFDEDSKDRLIGVKLLESGDDVLLATRMGKAIRFAGEDVREFVSRTSTGVRGMKFKEAGDEVVSLSILKGGSATPDERDAYLRVAPWKADDDAVPLSDDHRAMAEEEEFILTVCANGYGKLSSAYEYRRAGRGGMGITNIDNIARNGPVVASFTATKADQLMLVTDQAKLIRIGLDSLRVIGRGSAGVRLFNVGRNEHVVSVVRIDEDETPENEAEEAVAEEMAARRGGDDVTSPDTTAHSDGNIEGEPDSG
- a CDS encoding tetratricopeptide repeat protein → MPARTLWSVAFAAALAACSAAQDNHLAAAQDAYAKQDYITAGQQAQAALGDDARNVPALALLARAQIAMGRGEAALATLGRLDRTGERPDDAALLAAEGHLQTGDTAATERLLRGQDSADSWRLRALAADMQGEEAAARIAFAQGRQAWGDRSRLHAAEASWYLARGDADGARPAVRRAQAEAPDRIETLYVTGRLAQLDGEHDLASRAFLAILDIAPLDRPALLGAIAELGALGRMDLLRPLVLRGAEAYPRDAEFLFLAARLKAEAGDWAGVRTLFQRNENLIADHPDSRALYAKALLEAGQPEQARAQIVPVWRQHPDNPLIARIYAEVLIETGQAAQAREVVAPLAVRADAPEAIRRLAARLAAR
- the pth gene encoding aminoacyl-tRNA hydrolase; protein product: MQLWVGLGNPGPRYAMHRHNVGFMALDVIADMHGFGTVQTKFQGWFQEGRIGSDRIALLKPATFMNESGRSVGEAMRFYKIGPDALTVFHDELDLAPFKVKVKQGGGHAGHNGLRSIDSHCGPDFRRVRIGIGHPGSKDRVNGHVLGNYARTEQDDLAQMLGAVAAEADRLAEHDDARFMSDVALRMQD
- a CDS encoding DUF2167 domain-containing protein, which codes for MTFCLAMLSATGSPASARPVEPPPEVARLLERLDPRSGGIAITQAHASLDLGEDYIFYGPQDARSILIGLWGNHPDEANSALGLVMPAGTTPLSDSWGAVVTFEQSGWVSNADAREVDPEAVLDAMRQTSADLNARRRAAGNAGVEIVGWVAQPRYDSVDHSVVWARELDFDDADVNTLNYEIRALGRRGVLSLNVVSAMPRLAEIREAADALAGRAAFDPGYRYADYDSATDVAAGYGIAGLVAGGAGLAVAKNAGAFALLVKVAKPLIVAALILAGLFFGPLRRLIGRRRVAGQT
- the ychF gene encoding redox-regulated ATPase YchF; its protein translation is MGFRCGIVGLPNVGKSTLFNALTETQAAQAANYPFCTIEPNVGQVAVPDERLEKIAGIAGSAKVVHTQLSFVDIAGLVKGASAGEGLGNQFLGNIREVDAIVHVLRCFEDDDIQHVSNTVDPIADAEVVETELMLADLESLEKRVPNAQKRATGGDKEAKIMASVLGQALDLLRDGKPARLTEPQDDEEARIFAQAQLLTAKPVLYVCNVGEDEAASGNAMSEKVFAKADAEGAEAVVVSAAIEAELVGMEPEERREYLSELGLEETGLARVIRAGYQLLGLKTFFTAGPKEARAWTCPQDARAPQAAGEIHTDFEKGFIRAETIAFDDYVELGGESAAREAGKLRQEGKDYLVKDGDVMLFKFNV
- a CDS encoding tetratricopeptide repeat protein, giving the protein MNRANHPTRRHSVRGPVARLAMAAALAGGAALGSLALSAPAQAQDQQQEERQREFTPAFVEVYQPVAAMLEGEAANPEGARAQIGSVEAAAQSPDDRYAAGNLILSIGNKLNDPALQRRGLEMMLATNTVPASELARFNFFVGQLAYNAGDYAAARSAVEAAMAANYTDNDNDPGNDPEYIIIQSYVAEDNPTAAVDYTVQAAQRRLDAGQPVPERWLLRALQTTYDSELAPQAVDVSDLLLKTHPTEQNWKNAIQVVNALTEFPEDQRVDLYRLMQAAGVLDERTTMIRFIEDLDPRIMANEVGDILALGLQNGQFSATDSYYTEVKPIVDERAPLDRREIDTTIAQARSGDSLDAMNAGDVLYSLDDYARAAEMYQLAIEKGADADTARTRLGIAQTMQGDYAAAQTTFGQVDGQREPIARLWAIYAAQQAG
- a CDS encoding lysoplasmalogenase family protein, whose protein sequence is MPKRALAQKRPFLLLSVAAALAFYYLRASDVPELWLIPLKGSAVGLLAVYAYMRHSSPDAHLLAWAMAAAALGDMGIMFDRTIGALLFFAFHVLALGVFLRNRRPALTKTQSWVVGLTLILTPAIAYFFPYDRTMALPTAFYALALGAMASGAWASSFPRYRVGAGAMLFLLSDMLLFAEMGPLSGSDVPQYLVWPIYYLGQFLICIGVITTLRKRDPELRVVQGGRETAH
- a CDS encoding PEP-CTERM sorting domain-containing protein (PEP-CTERM proteins occur, often in large numbers, in the proteomes of bacteria that also encode an exosortase, a predicted intramembrane cysteine proteinase. The presence of a PEP-CTERM domain at a protein's C-terminus predicts cleavage within the sorting domain, followed by covalent anchoring to some some component of the (usually Gram-negative) cell surface. Many PEP-CTERM proteins exhibit an unusual sequence composition that includes large numbers of potential glycosylation sites. Expression of one such protein has been shown restore the ability of a bacterium to form floc, a type of biofilm.), with translation MKTRSAAIAISFVALSLAAPAHATWGWGWGSGGWGHTHYSGCGHTGSSTSTGSTSSTSGGSTTGSSTSSTSSTTTGGSTGGTQVPEPGGLGLMAAALLGLGLARRRRQQLTA